The Natronoarchaeum mannanilyticum genome includes the window GTCGCCGTTCGGAACAACGAGATGATCGCGATCCAGTTCCTGCTCGAACGGCTCGCGAACTGGAAGCCGTGGCTCGGTTACCTGGTGAAAATGATCGGAAAACTGGTCACCGCCGGCTTCCTGCTCGTCGCCCTCGAAGGGACGGTCGTCACGACCATCGACGACTGGGCGACGTCGATCGGCGGGATCGGGTTCGTCACGTCCGGTCACCTGTACCTCGGGATCGGCATCGGCCTCGCGCTGATGCTGCTCTACACCGCGATCGACCTCGTGGCGCTCGTGCGGGAGATCCTGGCGTGGACGGGCGGCGAAACCAGCGGCAGCCAACTCGAGGAGGGGATGGCCGATGAGTGAGCTGCTCATTATCGGCACCCTGTTCCTCGGGACGCTCCTGGTCCTGTACGCGCTCGGCGTCTCCGTCGGGATCGCCATGGGCGCCACCTGCGTCATCGTGATGCTGTCTCCGTTCGGGCGCGGACTCAACCCCGGGCTGATCGCTCAACAGTTGCTCTACGGGCTCAACAGCTTCACGCTGCTCGCCATCCCGTTCTACCTGCTGCTGGGGCGGCTGATGAACCGCATCGGGATGACGCAGCGCATCTTCTCGCTGGCGAACTCGCTCGTCGGGCAGTTCCGCGGGGGGATCGCCCACGTCAACATCGTCGCGAGCATGATCTTCTCGGGGATGTCCGGCCTCGCGGTCGCCGACGCCGCGGGACTCGGTCGCGTCGAGTACACCGCGATGCGCGACCAGGGGTACGAGAAGGACATCTCGCTCGGCGTCACCGGGTCGTCCGCGATTATCGGCCCGATCATCCCACCGAGCGTGCCGATCATCATCTACGCCGTGCTGGCCGAGGAGTCGATCGGCGAGCTGTTCCTCGGCGGGGTCATCCCCGGGATCCTCATCGGCATCTTCCTGATGGCGCTCGTCTTCCTGATCGTGCACCTGCGGGGGTACGAATCCGACAACACCTTCGACCTGTCGGACTGCTGGAAGAGTTTAAAGGAGGCGGTGTTCCCGCTGTTCGCCCCGATACTCATCATCGGCGGCATTCTCTCCGGCCTATTCACCGCCACCGAAGCGGGGGCCATCGCGGTCGTCTACACCATCCTCCTCGGAATGTTCGTCTACGACGAACTCTCCCTGCGGGGGCTGTTCGAGGAGCTCCAGTACGGGATGGTCGAGACGTTCTCGCTGACGTTCATCGTCGGCGTGGCGTCGCTGTACGGCCTCGTCGCGCTACAGCTGCAGCTGCCGATCCTGATGGCCGAGTCGATCACGAACTTCTCGGGCAACCCCACGGTCGTGATCCTGCTGCTGGTCGGGCTCCTGCTCGTCGTCGGGACGTTCATGGAGACCATCGCCGCGATCACCATCCTCGTCCCGATCTTCATGCCGATCCTGGAGATCACCGGCATCGACCCGCTCCACTTCGGCATCGTGATGATCCTGACGCTGATGCTCGGCCTGCTGACGCCGCCGTTCGGCGTCATCCTCTTCGTCCTGGAGAAGGTGACCGACGCGACGCTGGAGGAAGTGATGAAAGCGGTACTACCCTACTACGTGCCGATTCTCCTGGTGTTGCTGATCACCATCTTCGTCCCGGAGGTCGTCACGTACCCGGTGACCGAACTGATGGGCTGACGGGCGGCTGAGGCGCCCCGGCTCTTCTCTTCCCATCGGAGGCGGCTGAACCAACGGAAACATTTTTTCTGGTTGCCAGTGAGTACCACCCGTGAGAACGTTCGAGGGCTACCCGCGGGACGACGGCCCCGCCGGTGTACGAAACTACGTGGCAGTGATACCGACGTCGGTCACGGCGTCGCCGGTCGCGGCGGAGATCGCCGATCGGTCGGCCGAGACCGTCCGAGCGACGCCGCATCAGATGGGGACCGATCCGCCGGCGGCGACTCGCGACCAGATCGAGCGAACGCTGACGGGCGTCGGCAGCAACCCCAACGTCGGCGGGACGCTCGTCGTCGACCTCGGCACGGAGGCGATCGACGCCGACGATATCGCCGACGCGGTGGCGGCGACCGGCCGCGACGCCGAGACGCTCTCGATCCGCGAGGCGGGCGGGACGGCGGCCGCAGTCGAGGAGGGAACGGAACTGGCCCGCTCCCTTCGCGAGGGGATCTCCGGCGCGCGCCGAGAGGAGCGCGGCGCGAGCGAACTCGTCTTCGCCGTCGAGTGCGGCGGCTCCGACGCGACGAGCGGGATCGCCGCCAACCCGGCCGTCGGGGCGGCCTGCGACCGCCTGGTGCGAGACGGCGGCACGGCGACGTTCTCCGAGACGCCGGAGTTCATCGGCGCCGAGCACGTCCTGGCCGAGCGGTGCGCGGACGAGGACGTCAGAGAGCGGCTCCTCGATCGCGTCGAGCGCCGGGAGTCGACGGCCGAGTTGATGGGCGTCGATCTGCGGGGCGCACAGCCTAGCCCCGGTAATCAGGAGGGCGGCCTGACGACCATCGAGGAGAAGAGCCTCGGCGCCATCTCGAAGGGCGGGACGACCCCAGTTCAGGGCATCGTCGACTACGCCGAGCGGCTCCCGGTCGGCGGCGGGCTGGTGCTGATGGACACGCCGGGGTACGACATCGAGAGCGTCGTCGGCAAGGTCGCCGGCGGCGCGCAGGTCGTCGCCTTCACCACCGGGCGGGGGTCGACGACCGGGAACCCGCTGGCGCCCGTGATCAAGGTGACGGGGAACCCGAAGACGGCGGACCGACTCGCCGCGAACGTCGACGTCGACGCGAGCGACGTGATCGACGGCGAGCCGATCGACGCCGTCGGCGAGCGGATCTACGAGACGCTGCTGGCCGTCGCCGGCGGCGAGCGGACCGCCGCGGAGCGCCGCCGCCTCGAGGAGTTCGCCGTCAACGAGCTCCAGCCGAACGAGCTCGCGGAGCTGCGGGGTGACGCATGAAAGGGACGGTCCTCGGCGACGCCGGGCTGCACATGGCGGCACGGGACAACGTCGTCACGGCCATCGACGACCTGGAGGCCGGCACGAAAATCCCGCGCGACGGCGAGACGGTCGAACTCGCCGAGGCGGTCCCGTTCGGCCACAAGATCGCGCTGGTGGCGATGGAGCCCGGTGACGCCGTCGTGAAGTACGGCGAGACGATCGGGGAAGCCGTCGAGCCGATCGCCCCCGGCGAGTGGGTACACACGCACAACTGCGAGAGCAGGCGCGGCCGGGGCGACCGCGCCGCGAGCGACGGAGAGGTGGCCTGATGTCGGCGCCGACCGGTGCCGCTTCGACCCGCGAGTCGACGACGTCCTTCGAGGCGTATCGGCGGGACGACGGGCGGGCGGGCGTGCGGAACCGCGTGCTGGTCGTCCCGTCGGTGATCTGCTCACACATCGTCGCCGAACGCATCGCCGAGCGCGAGGACGGCGCCGTCTGCGCCCCGCACGACCACGGCTGCGGGCAGATCGGCGACGACCACGACCAGACCGAACGGACGCTCCTGAACCTCGCCCGCAATCCGAACGTCGCGGGCGCGACCGTCGTGGGGCTGGGCTGCGAACACCTCCAGAGCGGGCCGTTCGCCGACCGGGTCGCCGAGAGCGGCGTGACGGTCCGCGAGACGGCGATCCAGGACGCGGGCGGCACCGAGGCCTGCGTCGAGGAGGGCGCCGCGGCGACCGCCGACCTGGCGGCGGCCGCGGCCGACGCGGATCGGGCCGACGCGACGCTGGCAGATCTCACCGTCGGCGTCGTGAGCTCGGATCTCGAGGGGTCGACGCGGACGGTCGCGGATCCGCTAGTGGGCGATACCGTCGACGCGCTGATCGACGCCGGCGCGCGCGTCGTCGTCGCCGGGACGGACCGCCTCGCGGCCCACCGGGACGCGGCCGCCGACCGCGCCGCGACGGCGACCGTCGCCGAGTCGATTCAGGAGATCGGCGAACGCGACGCCGGCCGTCCCGGGAACGCGCGTCGCGTCGCCCGCCGCGCCGCCGACGCGCCGTTCGACGAGATCGTCGAGGCGTGGGGGAACGCGAGCGTCGACGAGCTCGTTCCGTACGGCGGCCGGGCGTCGACCGACGCCGGGCTGACGCTGGTCGACGCTCCCTCCCGCTTCGAGGAGGCCGCGACCGCGCTCGCGGCGGCCGGAGCGTCGGTCGTCGTCCACGTCACCGCGGACGGGGTGCCGACGGGACATCCGGTCGTCCCGGTACTCAAGGTGACCGGCGACGGAGCGACGGCGGAGGCGCTCGCGGACGATATCGACCTCGACGCCCGCGCGGCCGACGCCGACGCGGTGCTCGACGAGCTGGTTCGCGTCGCGGGCGGGGAACGAACGGCGAGCGAGGACCACGGGCTGACGTCGTTCGCGATCAGTCGCGTCGGCCCGTCGCTGTAGGGCGACGGGCGGCTCGACGAAACGGCTCGTCGTCCGCGATCGCCTCGGTCGACGATCCGCGGGCCGAACGGCGACGACCGGCTGATTCGAGGCGGGGAAAAGAATAATACAGCAACACGTCTCGTAGAACACGAGATGGCACTGTTCGAACACGGTCCGGTAGTGGGTCGGCAGCAGACGCCAGGAGCGTCAGACGCCGACGTGGAGGAACGATCCGACGACGGCGCCCGGGGGTCCACGGAGGTGCCGGCGTGAGGGCGGCGCCGCTCGTCGAGGCGGGAACGTTCGAGCCGGAAACCAGGGAGCGCCCGACGCCGGGACCGTCCGAGGTGCTCGTCGAGGTGAGCGATGTCGGCATCTGCGGCTCCGACGTCCACTGGTACGAGCACGGCCGGATGGGCGATCGTGCCGTCGAGGAACCGCTGGTGCTCGGCCACGAGAGCGCCGGGACGGTCGTCGAGGTGGGCGCGGCCGTCGACGACCACGCCGTCGGCGACGCGGTGACGATCGAGCCCGGCGTCCCCTGCGGCGAGTGCGAGCACTGCCGACGGGGCGCGTATAACCTCTGCCCGGCGGTCGAGTTCATGGCGACGCCCGGCACCGACGGCGCGTTCCGGGAGTACGTCGCCTGGCCCGCGGAGTACGTGTACGGTCTCCCCGCGTCCGTCTCCGCTCGAGAGGGGGCGCTCTGCGAGCCGATAAGCGTCGGCGTCCACGCCGTTCGGCGCGCCGGCGTGGGGATGGGGGACTCGGTGCTCGTGATGGGTGCGGGTCCCATCGGCCTCCTCGCCGCCGACGTGGCGCGGGCGGCCGGCGCCGCGGACGTGGCCGTCGTCGACGTCGTCGACTCGAAGCTCGATCGAGCCCTCAACCGCGGTGCGGACCTCGCGATCGACAGCCGCGAGACGGACGTCGCGGCGGCGGTCCGCGACGAGTTCGGCGCGGGCGTCGACGCCGCGATCGAGGCCACCGGGGCGCCGCCCGCGATCGAGGCGGTGCTCGACGCGCCCGGGCCGGACGGCACCGCGGTTCTGGTCGGCCTCGCGCCCGACGCCGAGGTGCCCGTAGACACGTTCGAGCTGGTCCGGCGACAGGTTGACGTGCGGGGGAGCTACAGGTTCGCCAACACGTACCCGACGGCGATCTCCCTGATCGCGAGCGGCGACGTGGACGCGGCCGGGATCGTCGACTTCGAACTGTCGCTCGATCGGATCGGCGACGCGTTCGGGCGGGCCGCGGAGCCCGACGTGGTCAAGGGCATGATCTCGATGGGCTGACTGGGAACTCGACGGGGACGCGGCCGAAGATTTATATTCAAACGGACACCGTATTTCGGCATGGTAATCGTCGCAGCGATCAGCGGCTCCGAGCAGTCGATGGAGGTCGTCGCACAGGCGAACGAACTCGCGCGGGCGTTCGAAGACGAACTCCACCTCGTTCACGTCATCGAGGAGACCGAGTACACGCGGCTGGTCGAAAAGCAGTCCAACGCGCGCGAGACGGACTCGGGATCCGTCGAGGAAAACGCCGCGGCGGCAGCGACGGACGGCGTCGACGAGATCGTCGATGCCGACTACGAGATCGTCGGCCGCGTCGGGAACCCGAGCAAGAAAGTCCTCGAGTACGCGGACGAGGTCGACGCCAGGTACGTCGTCGTCGGGGGTCGATCCCGCTCTCCGACCGGGAAGGCGCTGTTCGGCAGCGTCACCCAGTCGATCCTCCTGAACACGGAACGCCCCGTCGTGACCCTCACGGAGACGGAGTAGCTGATCCGAGTCGACCATGACGCTACAGCCGCGACAAGCCGGTCCGGGGGGCCGCTCCCCAGCAAGTGTCGAGACGAACATTGCAACGCTTATCCCGATACGCACGAAGGAGGACCTATGAGTTCAGGCTCGGTAGAGCAGTTCCAACAGTCGCTGTCGCGCCTCGACGCAGCGTCGACCGTCGTCTCGCCCGACGAACTGGAAGCGACGATCGCCGACCTGGCCGATCCCCCCGCGATCGGGGCCGAACTGCCGTTCGACGATCTCTCGCTCGCCGAGACGCCGGTTACCCTCGGCCCGTCGCCCGCACAGCTCAGGGACGCGGTGACGGGCGTGACGGGGTCGCGCATGGGGATCGCCTCGCTCGGGACGGTCGCCGTCGAGTCCCGGGAAGAGGGCGACGAGTTCGTCGCGCTGTACCCCGAACGACACGTGGTAGTCATCAAAGCGAGCGACCTTCGGTCGGACCTCGCGGACGCCTTCGGCTGGATCCGGGGAGAGTTCGAAGCCGACCGGCAGTCGTTCATCCTCGCGACGGGGCCGAGCTCGACCGGCGACATGGGCGCGCTCGTGCAGGGCGTCCACGGGCCCGAGCAGGTCCACATCGTCATCGTCAGGGACAATGAGTGAATCAGAACAACTGGATGCCGACCGCATCCGCACGCTACTCGAATCGGAGGGCGACGAGATCAAGGAGAACACGCGCCTGTTCAACGCCGAACGGTACGACGCGGTGGAGGCCGTCGGCGAGGCCGAACACGAGGACAACCGGTCCCGGGCGCGGGAAATAAAGGAGGACGCGATCGAGCGCCTCCCCGAGCTCGTCGACCGGACCAGGGAAGCCGTCGAGGCGAACGGCGGCACGGTGTACGTCGCCGACGACGCGGCCGACGCCAACCGGTACATCTCGGAGGTCGCGGACGACGCCGACGCCGACAGCGTCGTGAAATCGAAGTCGATGACGACCGAGGAGATCGACCTGAACGAGGCGCTCGAGGCCGACGGCCTCGACGTCTGGGAGACCGACCTCGGCGAGTTCGTCGTCCAGATTGCCGAGGAGGCGCCGTCGCACATCGTCGGCCCGTCGCTCCACAAGTCCCGCGAGGAGATCACGGAGCTGTTCGAGCGGGAGTTCGACCCGGATGAGTCGCTCGACTCCGCGGAGAAGCTGACGGCGTTCGCCCGGGAGTACCTCGGCGGGCGCATCGACGACGCGGAGGTCGGCGTCACGGGCGCGAACTTCGTCATGGCCGACAGCGGATCGATAGCGCTGGTGACGAACGAGGGGAACGCCCGCAAGTGCGCGTCGATCCCCGACACGCACGTCGCGGTCGCCGGGATCGAGAAGATCATCCCCTCGGTCGCCGAGCTGGAACCGTTCGCTGAGCTCATCTCGCGGTCGGCGACGGGCCAGGAGATCCCCCAGTACCTGTCGCTGCTGACGCCGCCGGTCGACACGCCCGCGATCGACTTCGACAGCGAGGACGAGCCGGGCTTCGGCAACAGCGACGCGGACCGGGAGTTCCACCTGGTGCTCCTCGACAACGGGCGGCGGGAGATGCGCGAGGACGACGATCTCCGCGAGACGCTGTACTGCATCCGGTGTGGCGCCTGCGCGAACTCCTGTGCGAACTTCCAGTCGGTCGGCGGCCACGCCTTCGGCGGCGAGACGTACACGGGCGGCATCGCAACCGGCTGGGAGGCCGGCATCGAGGGCAACGACGTGGCGGAGGAGTTCAACGACCTCTGTACCGGCTGTTCCCGCTGCGTGAACGCGTGTCCGGTGAAGATCGACATCCCCTGGATCAACACGGTCGTCCGCGACCGCATCAACCGCGGGAAGGATCCCGGCTTCGACGACATGCTCGTCGACGGGCTGATGCCCGACGAGGAGGAGAGCGGGACGCCGCTCCGGAAACGGTTCTTCGGGAACTTCGAGACGGCGGCGAAGATCGGGAGCGCGACTGCACCGCTCTCGAACGCCGTGGCCTCGACCGGCCTCGCCCGGAAGGCGATGGAGTCGGTGCTGGGCGTCGACGCCCGGCGCGACCTGCCCGAGTTCGAGCGCACGACCCTCCGCGACTGGGCCGAGGGTCGCGAGTCCCCGGTCGAGGCGCCCGAGCGCCGCGTCGCGCTGTACCCAGACGTGTACACGAACTACGTGCAAACCGAGCGCGGCAAGGCCGCGGTCCGCGTGCTGGAGGCGCTGGGCTGCGAGGTCGTCGTCCCCGACGTCGGCGGTTCGGGGCGGGCGCCGCTGTCCCAGGGGATGATCGCGACGGCCGAACGGAAGGCCGAGGACGTCGCCGAGTCGGTTCTCCCGTACGTCGAGGACGGGTACGACGTGGTCGTCGTCGAGCCCAGCGACCTCGCGATGTTCCGCCGGGAGTACGAGAAACTGCTCCCCGCGGAGGAACACGAACGGATCGACCAGGGGAGCTACGAGATCCTGGAGTACGTGTTCGGCCTGCTGGAGAACGGCGCGAGCGCCGACGCCTTGCCCGGCGGCGACGGCGACGGCGTCGCGTACCACAGCCACTGCCAGCAGCGGACGCTCGGCCTGGAATCGTACACCGAGACGGTGCTGGAGCGGCTGGGGTACGACGTGCTCACCTCCGACGTCGAGTGCTGCGGGATGGCCGGAAGCTTCGGGTACAAGAGCGAGTACTACGACCTGAGCATGGACGTCGGCGCGACGCTGGCCGACCAGTTCGAGGCGGTCGCCGACGAGCGGACGGTCGTCGCCAGCGGCACCTCCTGCATGGAGCAACTCGACTCGCTGCTGTCGCCGGGGACGCGCCATCCCGTCGAGCTTCTCGATCCCGCGGGCCGGTAGTCTTTCGACGCCGCCCGCAGGTAGTCCCGGCAGTCGGGGATCGTCCACCTCGGGTAACTTCTTTATATCGAGGATGCGATAACCGAACGTGCCATGACCCGGAAATCCGCGGATACGATACGGTCAGCCGACACCGCTCTCTATCGCGTGCCGAACGACCAGGTTCTCGAGGACGCGACGCAGTCGTTCGACACGCTGGAGATCGTCTCGGTCACCCTGGAGTCGGAGGGCGGCCGGCGCGGACTCGGATTCACCTACACGATCGGCCGCGGCGGCGCCGCGACCAAGCGGTTCCTCGACGACGAACTCGTCCCGCTGCTGGAGGGCCAGCCGGTCGCTCCCCGCACGGTCCGGTCGAACTTGCGGGGGAACACGACGTTCGTCGGACGCGAAGGGATAAGCGAGTTCGCCGTCGCGGCCGTCGACATCGCCGTCTGGGACCTCCTCGGGAAGATCACCGGACTCCCGCTGTGCGAGCTCCTCGGCGGGGCCCGACGGCCCGTCCCGATGTACGAGACCGACGGCGGCTGGCTCCAGTACGACGCCGACACTCTCGTCGAGAACGCGAAGGGGATCGCCGAGGACGGGTTCGCGGGCATGAAGATGAAGGTGGGATCGTCGGTCGATCGCGACGTCACGCGCGTGCGCGCCGTCCGGGACGCGCTTCCGGCCGACCTGGACCTGATGCTCGACGCCAACTGCTCGTACACGGTGCCGGAAGCGCGTGACCTGGCCGGGCGGCTCGACGACGCGGCGATAACCTGGCTGGAGGAACCGCTCCCCAAGGGCGACTACGCGTCGTACGCCGACCTGCGCGAGCGCATCGACGTCCCGATCGCCACCGGCGAGAACTTCTACAACGAGACGCAGTTCCGGCAGGTGATCGACCGGAACGCCGTCGATTACCTGCAGCCCGACGTCTGCCGGGTCGGCGGGATCTCGCCGTGGCTGAACGTCGCCGAGCAGGCGGCGGCGACTGGCCTCGCCCTGTCGCCGCACTACATCGAGCCGCTCCACGCCCACCTCGCGTGTGCCTTCGACAACGTCCCGTACATCGAACACCACTCAACCGTGTTGGACGAACTACTCGCCGATCCCGTCGCGGTCGAGGACGGGGAGATACTCCCGCCCGACCGTCCGGGACACGGGATGGCCTTCGAGGGCGCGGACGCGTACCGGGTGAACTGATCCTCGACGTTCGCGCGAGCTCGGCGGCGGCCGCGAACCGTTGTCCACCTATCGTGGACGCGATTCGAAAGCGTCAGTCGTAGATTGGGCGGCCGTGTGATTACAGTCTTATGTCTGTAAATTCACGGCGGCTCTCGGAGATCTTAATGAATAATAATAAAATATACTGCGTTCTACCCGTCAATCCGCCCTTCACCGGCCCTCGATGGCGTCTATTTTTGTTGGACGCGCTCCGATCGGGCCCCGGAGACGCACCCGGCCGGTCAGTCGAACGAGAACACCGGTTTGCAGGTTTCGGAGTCCAGGAACGCCTCGAACGCCGCCGTCGGGTCGTCGGCGTAGAAGGACGTGTCGAGCATCGCCGCCGGCTCTATCGTTCCGTTGTCGATGAGCCGGATCGCCTGCTCGAAGTCCCGCCACTGGGACCCGTAGGACGTTTCGATCCGTATCTCGCCCCGGACGACCGGTGTCATGCGCAGTTCGCTCCCGTCGCCGGGAAGGCCGATGACGACTACTTCGCCGCCCTTGCGGACGTGTTCGACGGCGTCCTCGACGCCGGTGTGGTGACCGGTGGTGTCGAAGACCACGTCGAACCCGCGACCGTCCGTGAACGATGTCATCCGGTCTTCGGCGGCGTCGACGGCGAGGTTGACGGTTTCGATCCCCCGGTCGTCGACCAGCGGCAGTCGGTACTTCGCGTCCCTGTCCAGCCCCGAGACGAAGACGTTCGCGCCGATCGAGTCGGCGATCGTAGCGACCAAAACGCCGATCGGTCCCGGTCCCTCCACGAGGACGCGGTCGCCCGGCGTCAGCGACGACTGTTCGAGCACCGCGCGAGCCGCGATGCTCGTCGGCTCGGCGACGGCGGCCTCCCGCAGCGGCGTCGATTCCGGTACCCCGTGAACGAACGTCTCGTCGACGGTCGTGAACTCCGCGTACGCCCCGTCGGTGTGCATGCCGGTGATCGAGAAGTTCTGGCAGACGTTCGACTGTCCGTTCTTGCACTGAAAACAGTCGCCGCAGCGGTGGATCGGTTCCTCGATCACCTTGTCGCCGACCGAGAGCCCGTCGACCTCGTCGCCGACTGCGGCGACGGTTCCGGTCGCTCGCGCTCCTGTACCTCCACCGCCCTCGGACCAGTCTGTACTATCGCTCTCATGATTTCGACCAGCAGCTCGAATACCAGTTCAGGACGCGGAATCATGGAGATACTGGTGCGCCGTGTCGACCGCCGGCCGCCGGCTGCGGGGGGCGTAATCACCAGAATCCTTATGATGGTCGGCGTAAACCCTCCTCGTATGCGACGAGTTCGATTCAGCGACCCGGCCGGGAGCGTCAGAACTGGAACCTGGACCGAGGACGGCATCGAGTTCGGTGGACGGACGTACGATCCCGAGACGGTCGACGTGCGCTCCCCGGTCAAGCCGAGCAAGATCGTGTGCGTCGGTCTCAACTACGCCGACCACGCCGAAGAGGAGGGCATGGAGCTGCCCGATCGACCGATGCTCTTTTTGAAACCGCCGAACACGGTGTCCGGTCACGGCGACGAGATCCCGCTTCCACCGGGCAAAGAATCGGTGGAGTACGAGGCCGAACTCGGCGTCGTCATCGGCGAGCAGTGCCGCAACGTTCCGGAGGAGGAGGCGATGTCAGTCGTCGACGGGTTCACCTGTCTCAACGACGTGTCGAACCGCGACGACCAGCGCGTCGAGCAGAACTGGGTCCGCGGGAAGGCGTTCGACAACGCCGCGCCGGTCGGACCGGTCGTGGCGACGCCCGACGAGGTCCCTGACGACGCGGCCGTCGAACTGCGCGTCAACGGCGAGGTACGACAGAGCTCCAGTCGCGACCAGTTTATCTTCTCGGTCGAAGAGCTGATCGCCGAGATCACCGCGTACATGACGCTGGAACCGGGCGACGTGATTTCGACCGGAACGCCCGCCGGCGTCGGTCCGCTTTCCGACGGCGACGTCGTCGAGGTCGAGATCGAGGGCGTCGGCGTCCTGGAAAACGAGTTCACCCGTCGGTAGGCTCGAATCTCTCGATCCGTTCCCCCGCTTCGTCCGGGGGTGACGCGAAACCGGACAGAAGTTTAATGATTGCTCGCGATACACAGTGACACGCCACCAATGACCTATCGAGCAGGGATAATCGGCACCGGCGGGATCGCCGGAATGGGAATCCTCGGAATGCACGACGAGGACGCCATCGGACAGGAGAAGATACGCGCCAGCCACGCGGGCGGGTACGACGCCGCGCCGGGTATCGAACTCGTCGCGGTCGCCGACATCGACGAGGAGAACCTCCGTCGGTTCGGCGAGGCGTGGGAGATCCCGCCCGAGCGCCGCTACGAGGGCCACGAGGCGATGCTGGCCGAGGAGGACCTGGACGCGGTGTCGGTGTGCACGCCGTCGTTCCTGCACCGCGACCACGTCGTCGACGCCGCGCGGTCCGCGGCCGCTCCCGACGTCGTCTGGTGCGAGAAGCCGATCGCCTCCGGCGTGTCCGACGCCGAGGAGATGATCGAGGCGTGCGACGACGCCGACGCGGAGCTTCTCGTCAACCACTCCTTCCGGTTCACGGACAAGCTGCAGCGCCTCCACGCGCTGATACAGGAGGACGACCTCCTCGGCGAGGTCCACTCGGTGTCGAGCCAGTTCAGGATGGAACTGCTCCGGAACTCGACCCACCTGCTCGATATGCTCGTCTATCTGCTGAACGCCCGGGCGGATCAGGTCTCCGGGTACATCTCGCGGGAAAACGAGGCGGTCGATTCGCTCGAGGCGGACCGGGACGTCGACGACGCCGCAGGCGGGGGGTACGTCCTGCTCGACGACGGGACGTTCGCCACGATCGACTGCACCATCCCGCGGGACGACTCGTCGATGACCCTGTCGTTCGTCGGGAGTGAAGGCAAACTGTACATGAACAACGACGACGGAGAGTGGCGCTACTGGTCGCTCGAGGACGGGGAGCACGTCGAGGAGCCGCTGCCCGGCATCGAGGGGGCGTGGACGTGGGACGACGACTACGAATCGGCCTTCGAGAACGCGGCGACCCACGTCGTCGCCCTGCTCGACGGCGAAGCGACGAACCGCTCGCCGGGCCTGGAGGCGCTCCGATCGCTGGAGATCATCGTCGGGTTTTACATCTCCCACTACACGGGCGGTGACGTCTCGATCCCGCTCGACAGACCGCTCCGCGACGTGACGATCACGTCCTGGTGACGCTTCGAGATGTGGCCGGAACGCGGCGACACCCGGCGCGTAGCATCGGAGATCAAACGCATTTCCTTTATTAATAGAAATCTGATTAGATGATCGAAGTAACGGATTTATTATGTTTTCGATGTCGTGTAGATCGACAGTCCAAACGGAGATCATCAGCCGGCCCGCGGGGGTGAAAGGAGTCCGCCGATGGTTGTCGACTGGCTCGGATACAAAAGTGCTGTTCTCGCCATAAAATGGCGATTTTGAACTGAGTATCTAATTATATATCTTAAGATAGTAAAAATAATATATAATTTCTTGATATAGGTGCGGATTTTAAATATATCTGCCGCGGATCGTCGTCAAGTGAGTTACGGCAGATTTTAGCTCCTAGTCACGGTTATTTCTCCGGTTTTATCGAACAGATCACCGCGATCAGGAGGTGATAAATGGGAGATCTCGTCGGTTTCTTCACTCGGGCGCGTCCGCGCTCTGTGGTGGTGTCTGGAGCAACCAGATTTGGACGTTTGCCCGTCCGATTTCCGGCAGTATATAAGATTAGAATATATAACAGATATATGGTTTTATGC containing:
- a CDS encoding TRAP transporter small permease produces the protein MEIDQSLDLKRDHPLDRVILYGATALFTATIVLTTLQVFIRLLNLPTFGFLHWTQPAARFVLVVATYLGAAVAVRNNEMIAIQFLLERLANWKPWLGYLVKMIGKLVTAGFLLVALEGTVVTTIDDWATSIGGIGFVTSGHLYLGIGIGLALMLLYTAIDLVALVREILAWTGGETSGSQLEEGMADE
- a CDS encoding TRAP transporter large permease; protein product: MSELLIIGTLFLGTLLVLYALGVSVGIAMGATCVIVMLSPFGRGLNPGLIAQQLLYGLNSFTLLAIPFYLLLGRLMNRIGMTQRIFSLANSLVGQFRGGIAHVNIVASMIFSGMSGLAVADAAGLGRVEYTAMRDQGYEKDISLGVTGSSAIIGPIIPPSVPIIIYAVLAEESIGELFLGGVIPGILIGIFLMALVFLIVHLRGYESDNTFDLSDCWKSLKEAVFPLFAPILIIGGILSGLFTATEAGAIAVVYTILLGMFVYDELSLRGLFEELQYGMVETFSLTFIVGVASLYGLVALQLQLPILMAESITNFSGNPTVVILLLVGLLLVVGTFMETIAAITILVPIFMPILEITGIDPLHFGIVMILTLMLGLLTPPFGVILFVLEKVTDATLEEVMKAVLPYYVPILLVLLITIFVPEVVTYPVTELMG
- a CDS encoding UxaA family hydrolase — its product is MRTFEGYPRDDGPAGVRNYVAVIPTSVTASPVAAEIADRSAETVRATPHQMGTDPPAATRDQIERTLTGVGSNPNVGGTLVVDLGTEAIDADDIADAVAATGRDAETLSIREAGGTAAAVEEGTELARSLREGISGARREERGASELVFAVECGGSDATSGIAANPAVGAACDRLVRDGGTATFSETPEFIGAEHVLAERCADEDVRERLLDRVERRESTAELMGVDLRGAQPSPGNQEGGLTTIEEKSLGAISKGGTTPVQGIVDYAERLPVGGGLVLMDTPGYDIESVVGKVAGGAQVVAFTTGRGSTTGNPLAPVIKVTGNPKTADRLAANVDVDASDVIDGEPIDAVGERIYETLLAVAGGERTAAERRRLEEFAVNELQPNELAELRGDA
- a CDS encoding UxaA family hydrolase; this translates as MKGTVLGDAGLHMAARDNVVTAIDDLEAGTKIPRDGETVELAEAVPFGHKIALVAMEPGDAVVKYGETIGEAVEPIAPGEWVHTHNCESRRGRGDRAASDGEVA
- a CDS encoding UxaA family hydrolase, translated to MSAPTGAASTRESTTSFEAYRRDDGRAGVRNRVLVVPSVICSHIVAERIAEREDGAVCAPHDHGCGQIGDDHDQTERTLLNLARNPNVAGATVVGLGCEHLQSGPFADRVAESGVTVRETAIQDAGGTEACVEEGAAATADLAAAAADADRADATLADLTVGVVSSDLEGSTRTVADPLVGDTVDALIDAGARVVVAGTDRLAAHRDAAADRAATATVAESIQEIGERDAGRPGNARRVARRAADAPFDEIVEAWGNASVDELVPYGGRASTDAGLTLVDAPSRFEEAATALAAAGASVVVHVTADGVPTGHPVVPVLKVTGDGATAEALADDIDLDARAADADAVLDELVRVAGGERTASEDHGLTSFAISRVGPSL
- a CDS encoding NAD(P)-dependent alcohol dehydrogenase; the protein is MRAAPLVEAGTFEPETRERPTPGPSEVLVEVSDVGICGSDVHWYEHGRMGDRAVEEPLVLGHESAGTVVEVGAAVDDHAVGDAVTIEPGVPCGECEHCRRGAYNLCPAVEFMATPGTDGAFREYVAWPAEYVYGLPASVSAREGALCEPISVGVHAVRRAGVGMGDSVLVMGAGPIGLLAADVARAAGAADVAVVDVVDSKLDRALNRGADLAIDSRETDVAAAVRDEFGAGVDAAIEATGAPPAIEAVLDAPGPDGTAVLVGLAPDAEVPVDTFELVRRQVDVRGSYRFANTYPTAISLIASGDVDAAGIVDFELSLDRIGDAFGRAAEPDVVKGMISMG